A stretch of Zootoca vivipara chromosome 13, rZooViv1.1, whole genome shotgun sequence DNA encodes these proteins:
- the NYAP1 gene encoding neuronal tyrosine-phosphorylated phosphoinositide-3-kinase adapter 1: MNAGPPEALISVFLQFIEDRGRWAYGALSQTCHPRKQLCNEMNLLYRKSKVEWKQSKDDEPKKSSAKEPSVGKVRDVASFRRHFRMGFMTMPASQEHAPHPCASSMAPRSLSCHSVGSVDNSSGDAAAGSRKPPAKPKRHPSTKLSAEAKSVLDPAGSKRGTSHKSSAESRESGRKVPPQKPKRSPNTHLSVSFDETYSGRLPGPVAAGAMQRYGRAFSHSQAKGSDAEEDEPVYIEMVGDIFRGPGLPSQAPPTADEDSDESEAIYEEMKYPLPEEGGGESRPNGAPASPRHRPVKREAAKAAAPPPGTKTSPCEIPPPFPNLLQHRPPLLAFPQGKKGYKPTGQDGSKLPVPCHSKEAPSAPMTPQVPSHHHHQHHHPRSGESTALGPSGRARSHSTPLPPQPTGQSKSEKELPNSHSMICPPAKQAPVPVLPAASVPSMLPVKEKPAVSYTMVYSAVKVTTHSAPAEQKTEKEISVLHGLLCARPSTVPSCKQVQRACTLPDPPPLGMVWTYPAPCVGMKRPPAYESVKNVGTKASSAVKIQLQDRAFTSIACSHVLSSEECGRPPLGEEEPFGWVLQRRMGYASQKGKEPEKAAEAPQGWDSGGGAPPKMEKEEKAHQPPVVLQSGIPVRAPGPEGLAAKMPAGRTNLPVPCQTFPACHRNGDFTGGYLLGRSASTSGVRHAVIQAQRPCSHARDPASLALQHAQLPVSGGPQSSRERDGKLLEVIERKRCVCKEIKARHRPERSLCKQESMPILPSWRRNTENRKSGTPPCRRQQTVLWDTAI, from the exons TTCGGCCAAGGAGCCCAGCGTGGGGAAGGTACGGGACGTGGCCTCTTTCCGCCGCCACTTCAGGATGGGGTTCATGACCATGCCGGCCTCGCAGGAGCACGCCCCGCACCCCTGCGCCAGCAGCATGGCGCCCCGCTCCCTCTCCTGCCACTCAGTGGGTAGCGTGGACAACAGCTCAGGGGATGCAGCCGCAGGGTCCCGGAAGCCGCCAGCAAAGCCCAAGCGCCACCCCAGCACCAAGCTCAGCGCCGAGGCCAAGTCCGTCCTGGATCCGGCAGGGAGCAAGAGAGGAA CTTCCCATAAGTCAAGCGCAGAGAGCCGAGAATCAGGGCGCAAGGTCCCCCCGCAGAAGCCAAAACGCAGCCCCAACACCCACTTATCTGTCTCGTTCGACGAGACGTATTCAGGTCGACTTCCAGGCCCCGTTGCAGCCGGGGCAATGCAGCGCTACGGCCGCGCCTTCTCCCACAGCCAGGCAAAGGGCTCTGACGCCGAGGAGGACGAGCCTGTGTACATCGAGATGGTCGGGGACATTTTCCGGGGACCCGGCCTCCCATCCCAAGCGCCCCCCACAGCAGACGAGGACTCTGACGAGAGCGAAGCCATTTATGAGGAGATGAAATACCCGCTCCCTGAAGAAGGTGGGGGGGAGTCCCGCCCCAATGGGGCCCCGGCCTCCCCGCGCCACCGCCCTGTGAAACGGGAGGCCGCCAAGGCAGCAGCGCCACCGCCAGGCACCAAGACGTCCCCCTGTGAGATCCCTCCGCCCTTCCCCAATCTCCTGCAGCATCGCCCCCCCCTGCTGGCAttcccccaggggaagaaggggtaCAAACCCACAGGTCAGGATGGCTCTAAGCTGCCAGTCCCCTGCCACAGCAAGGAGGCGCCCTCCGCCCCCATGACCCCGCAGGTCCCCagtcatcaccaccaccaacaccaccacCCACGGAGCGGCGAGAGCACCGCCCTGGGCCCCTCTGGCCGTGCCCGCAGCCACTCCACACCGCTCCCTCCGCAGCCCACAGGGCAGAGCAAATCAGAGAAGGAGCTCCCCAACTCCCACAGCATGATCTGCCCACCGGCCAAGCAGGCCCCCGTGCCAGTGCTACCCGCGGCCTCCGTCCCATCTATGCTGCCGGTGAAAGAGAAGCCGGCTGTTTCCTACACCATGGTCTACTCGGCGGTCAAGGTCACCACGCACTCCGCTCCGGCCGAGCAGAAGACGGAGAAGGAGATCTCGGTGCTGCACGGCCTGCTGTGCGCCCGCCCCTCCACCGTGCCATCCTGCAAGCAGGTGCAACGGGCGTGCACGCTGCCCGACCCTCCACCCCTGGGCATGGTCTGGACGTACCCTGCGCCGTGTGTGGGCATGAAGCGCCCGCCAGCATATGAGAGCGTCAAGAACGTGGGCACCAAGGCTTCATCGGCGGTCAAGATCCAGTTGCAGGACCGGGCATTCACCAGCATCGCCTGCTCCCACGTCCTGTCCAGTGAGGAGTGTGGCCGGCCCCcgttgggagaggaggagcccttTGGATGGGTCCTGCAAAGGAGGATGGGCTACGCCAGCCAGAAGGGGAAAGAGCCGGAGA aggctgcagaagccCCCCAAGGATGGGACAGTGGGGGTGGTGCTCCACcgaaaatggaaaaggaagagaaggcCCACCAGCCGCCGGTTGTCCTGCAGTCGGGCATCCCTGTCCGCGCCCCGGGGCCAGAGGGCCTGGCTGCCAAGATGCCAGCGGGGAGGACAAATTTGCCCGTTCCCTGCCAGACCTTCCCTGCCTGTCATCGTAATGGAG ATTTCACAGGGGGCTACCTTCTGGGCCGCTCGGCATCCACCTCTGGCGTCCGACATGCCGTGATTCAGGCGCAGAGACCGTGCAGCCACGCTCGGGACCCAGCCAGCCTG GCCTTGCAGCACGCACAGCTGCCGGTGTCGGGGGGCCCCCAGAGCTCCCGCGAGAGGGATGGGAAGCTGCTGGAGGTCATTGAGCGCAAGCGGTGCGtctgcaaggagatcaaagcaCGGCACCGTCCAGAGCGCAGCCTGTGCAAGCAGGAGAGCATGCCCATTCTGCCCAGCTGGCGGAGGAACACGGAGAACCGCAAATCCGGGACGCCACCCTGCCGCCGCCAGCAGACGGTGCTGTGGGACACGGCTATATGA